The following are from one region of the Myxocyprinus asiaticus isolate MX2 ecotype Aquarium Trade chromosome 2, UBuf_Myxa_2, whole genome shotgun sequence genome:
- the LOC127449932 gene encoding barrier-to-autointegration factor-like, with product MLLFRPSITQINNVLGITKHNDFVAEPMGEKSVMALAGIGEVLGKRLEEKGFDKAYVVLGQFLVLKKDEELFRAWLKDTCGANTRQQGDCYSCLREWCDSFL from the exons ATGTTACTGTTTA GACCCTCAATAACACAGATCAACAATGTCCTCGGCATCACAAAACACAATGACTTCGTGGCAGAGCCCATGGGGGAGAAGTCTGTGATGGCACTAGCAGGAATTGGTGAAGTTCTAGGAAAGAGATTGGAAGAGAAGGGCTTTGACAAGGCATATGTTGTTCTAGGACAGTTCCTGGTACTGAAGAAAGATGAGGAGCTGTTTCGGGCTTGGTTAAAGGATACATGTGGAGCAAATACCAGACAGCAAGGCGACTGTTATAGCTGCCTGCGAGAGTGGTGCGACTCTTTcctgtag